The DNA segment TAGCAGAATGGCAGGAAGGAAATGCTGCCTTCTCATATAAGAATTCGTCTGTTATAATACCTGACCGCCATTTTTGCGATTGTGCCTTTAAACCATATCCTCCGGTTAAACAAATCAGTAAACCGATTATACCTGTGCTTCTTTTTAACATTTTTTCTTTAATAAGGGTATTTATTATTGCTTTTTATTTGCTTTCTCGGCCTTGATCTTTTTGGTATAATCACTGTACAATGTCCTCCAGTTGCGGCCGTTATTGTTCAGGAACTGCTCAGATTTGGTTTTGTAGATCTCGAAAATGGCCGAGATCTGCTTCATGTTCTTGTAATCTACTGCCATTTCGCGGGCTTCTTTCAAAAAACCAAGAATTTTCGCTTCTTCCGTAGTGCTGAGGTCTGGTACAATGGCCTTATAGCCTTTCATGGTAAAATCTACTTTACCTATTGTGTATTTGTCCAGTATCGTTTCTACCTGTTCCGTGCTTAGCTCTTTGCGCAGCCCTTCCATTAAATCTTTGTGTACGGTTTCCGGCATGGCCGAATCGGCTATAATGGTACGGTCAAGCTCAGTTAATTTGCTGCCCGTTACAGGATTGATACCTGCAGGCACTGTAGTAGCCGGATGGGCGTTGTGCCAGTCTTTTACCTGGGTCATGTGTATGGCGACCACACTTTCTACACGTTTGCTTTTTGCGGCATCATCCAGTTTTAATGCAGCAGTATATTCAGCGGCTTTGGCACTCACATCTGCCGGAATAATTAGTTCCTGGGCATCCGCCCCATTTATGAAAATGAAGGAAATACCAGCCATCAGGCAGCAGCTCATTAAAAATTTTGTGGTTCTGTTTATCATTTTTTTTATTTTTCTATTGTTCAACTACAAAAGCATATTCTCCTGATTTCAACTCAAATACTACCCTTCCATTTTCTGCCATGATATACTTCGCTCCATCAGCTGTAGCTCCTTTTTTTACCTGGCTTTGCATGCTGGCAGGCAGGTAGGCTTTTGCCCTGGTATTTGGCGGAATACTGATGTTCCAGCTAAATTTTTTACCGGTTTTGGTCCAGCTGCTTTTTATAAGGCCGTATACCGACTGATAACCTGCAGTTACATTGTTGAGTCCTTCAATCAGCTCTGGCTTCATGGTGATTTCTTTGAAACCAGGTGCAGCAGCTTTAATACCAGCAAGATTTTCATAATACCAGATCATTAAATCGCCCAGCATCATAACATGGTTCTGCGAATTCATTTTAGGTGCAGCAGTATTTCCATTCCATAATTCCCAAATGGCAGTTGCACCATTTTCAATCATGTAACCCCAGGACGGATAGGTTTTCTGCGAGGCAATTCTATAGGCCAGGTCAGGCCTTCCTGCTTCAGTAAGGGTACGCATTAAAAATTGTGTGCCGATTAACCCTGTACTGAGATGCCCATTGTTTTTTTCCTCAATTATGGAACAGATTTGCATTACTACTCTTCCTTTATCGGCTTCTTCTACCAGGCCAAAGTAGACCGGCAACAAATTGTCCGTTAATTTATTGTCGCCATAATATCCCTGCGAATTATAAAATTTACGGTTAAAAGCATTTTTTACCTCAGCAGCCAATCTGGTATAGCCTTCCCTATCTCCTGCATTTCCTGTAAGTGCGCTGTAACCGGCCATCATGTTGGCCAGGTGATAATAATAAGCCGTAGCAATTAAGGCACTCGGGTGTTTCTGATCAGCATTTACCCCTTTGCCATCCTCGGCTGTTGCAGGCGGTGCACACCAGTCGCCATAGCTGTCTTTGGTCATGATCCCTTCACTGCTCATGTACCTGTCTTTCATATAGCTCATCCATTTTTTTACTGCCGGATAATTTTTACGGATCACTGTGCTGTCACCCGTTTGCCGGTACAGCATATCTGCTACAAAAAGTAAGGTTGCAGGCCAGGTTACATTGTCGCTATAATAACGCCAGAATGCCGGGGCCACATCCGGTATTGCTCCATCTTCTTTCTGGGCATATCGGATGTCATCCAGCCATTTTTTATACAATGCCGTATTGTCAAACAAAAAACTTTCGCCATAAGCACCTACGGTCCTATCGCCCAACCAGGGCTGACGTTCATTGCGCTGTGGGCAGTCGACAGGCATCCCTTTGTAATTAGATGCAATGCCCCACCATGCGTTTTTGAAAATCTGGTTAAGCAGGCTGTTCGATGACTCAAAAGTACCTGCAGTTTTCATGTCATCATAGACCAGGCATCCCGAGAAATCACTTTTTTGCGGAACACCAGGATATCCATTCAACTCTACATACCGGAAGCCCTGATAAGTAAACCTTGGTGCCCAGGTTTCAGTCCCTTCTCCTTTAAGCGTGTAAATATCGGTGGCCCTGGCATCACGAAGATTGGTCCTGAACAGCTCACCATTGGGCTCCAGTGATTCAGCAAAACGCAGGGAAACGCTTGTTCCACGAGGCCCTTTGACATTAAATTTTACCCAGCCCGAAAAGTTCTGGCCGAAATCGAGGATGTAATTGCCATTCGGGCGTCTGGTAATGGATACGGGCGACAGCGTTTTCATGACTTTCATGCCTTCGTTTAACTGGGCTTCATAAGTTCCCCCGGGTTCCTGTACATATTCGGCCCGTAGCCATTTGTCTTCCTTAAATCCTGGTTCGCTCCATCCTTTAAATTCTTTCCGGGCATCATATATTTCTCCATCGTACTCATTATTGGCCAGAATTGGTCCATCGGCTGTGCCTTTCCAGGTATCATCTGTTTTTATGGTTGCCGTTGAACCATCTGTATATTTAATGTTTACCTGTAGCAATAGTTTAGGTAGTCCGAATGTTTTTACTTTATAAGCTTTGGACTGGCGCATGGCAAAAAAACGACCGTTGCCTAGTATAACACCTATAGCGTGGTTTCCACCCTGCCTAAGCTGCTCAGTGACATCAAGGGTATTGTATTTTATATTTTTTGTATAATCGGTTGCCGTCGGTGCCAGCACCTGGTCGCCAATTTTTTGCCCATCTATATACAGCTCATACAAACCCATGCCCATCAGGTAGGCGGTTGCTGAGGCTACAGTTTTAGTGGTGCTGAACTCTTTTCTGAAATAACGGGCAGATAGCCTTGCCCCTGCCTCATTGTCGCCGGTAAAAAAGCGGTCAAAACCTATCCATCTGCCTTCCCAATCTTTATAATGCAATAATCCCATTAGCCAGAAGGCTGGCTGGCTCCAGCTGCTTTCGCCTTTACTGGTATAAACTTTTACTTTCCAGTAATATTTATTTTTACTTTTTAAGGTCTGCCCGGCATACAGGTTGTACAAAGATTCCGCTGAATTGACTTTGCCTGAATTCCAGATATCGGCATCATTTTCAGTAAGTTTGGCCAGCGATGAAGCAACCAGGATATGATAGGCAGTCTGCTGCACATCATTTCGGGTTGAGGCGATCTGCCAGCTTAAACGGGGCCTGGCCACATCAATTCCCAAAGGGTTTTGCAGCATTTCACAGCGCAGGTTTTGCAGCGTTACCTGCGAAAAAGCAATGCTGAGGTTCAGCATTAAAATCGCTGTGAGTAGGATATGTCTTTTAAGGTTCATCTGGTTCTGCCTTTTTCCATTTAATTTACGCAATTAGTTGTTCACCGAGAAATCAAAGTAAAGTGTTAAGTCCAATGCTCTTGCCGGATCTTTTTCATAATCATAAAAAATGTTTTTCATGGCCATTGGCCCACTCCGGTCTGCCCTTTGCGTTTTTGTACCGATACCGGGAATGCCCTGCATAAAGGAAATGTCGCCAGACGGGAAAAGCGGTTCATAATTGTGCCATTGGTCGGTTTTAAATGCTGCGCTAAACAACCTTAAAAAAACGTCCTCATTTTCGGTTACCACCTTAAAAGGTTGCTCTTTTGTAATAAATTTACACCAGTACATGTTAGAATGATATCCTTTGAATTCGGGGTATATCCAGGTTTCGCCGGTTTCTGTATTGTTATAATCCTTTTTCCAGACACCAAAAGGATTGCCCTTTAAGCGGTTTTTCCATACCCTGTATGGGCCTCTTCCCATGTATTCCACGCCCTTGATCTGGTCTTCCGGAAAAGAAAAATTTAATCCGATAAAATTAGTAAGGTACTCGGCAGGGAAATATTTCACCTGTAGTTTTACCCAGCCCGAAGGATAGATTGTCCATTTTAAGGTATTGTAGGCAGTTTTTCTGTCAAAAGTGGATGCTATGACCAGGTTCTCACCATCCTTATACTGACGGATATTTTGAAAATTGGTGGCACCTTCCTGTACAAGCGGTCCATTTGTAAATGGGATAATTCCCTTTTCATTCCTTACCTGACGCAATATCCCATTTTTTTTGCTGAAGCTTAACTGTATACCATTTGCTGAAACGGTATAAAGGCTATCACTTTCTTTAAAGCTTACCGCCTTGTCTCCAGCAGTTTTAACCAGGGTTAACGCCTCTTTTTTAGGGAGTGTGATGGGAAAGCTCCAGGTAAACAATTCTTTGCCATATAGATCGGTAGCGGTAAGGTACAATACGTCGAAAGAAAACCAGTTTTGTGGCAGATTTACCTGCAGCCGGCCTTTTGCTGCCGGTTGTACGTCAGGTGAGATTAACCTCCCGCTCATTTCCTGTCCGGTTTTCAGGTTTAACA comes from the Pedobacter heparinus DSM 2366 genome and includes:
- a CDS encoding DUF3826 domain-containing protein; this encodes MINRTTKFLMSCCLMAGISFIFINGADAQELIIPADVSAKAAEYTAALKLDDAAKSKRVESVVAIHMTQVKDWHNAHPATTVPAGINPVTGSKLTELDRTIIADSAMPETVHKDLMEGLRKELSTEQVETILDKYTIGKVDFTMKGYKAIVPDLSTTEEAKILGFLKEAREMAVDYKNMKQISAIFEIYKTKSEQFLNNNGRNWRTLYSDYTKKIKAEKANKKQ
- a CDS encoding alpha-L-rhamnosidase, whose protein sequence is MNLKRHILLTAILMLNLSIAFSQVTLQNLRCEMLQNPLGIDVARPRLSWQIASTRNDVQQTAYHILVASSLAKLTENDADIWNSGKVNSAESLYNLYAGQTLKSKNKYYWKVKVYTSKGESSWSQPAFWLMGLLHYKDWEGRWIGFDRFFTGDNEAGARLSARYFRKEFSTTKTVASATAYLMGMGLYELYIDGQKIGDQVLAPTATDYTKNIKYNTLDVTEQLRQGGNHAIGVILGNGRFFAMRQSKAYKVKTFGLPKLLLQVNIKYTDGSTATIKTDDTWKGTADGPILANNEYDGEIYDARKEFKGWSEPGFKEDKWLRAEYVQEPGGTYEAQLNEGMKVMKTLSPVSITRRPNGNYILDFGQNFSGWVKFNVKGPRGTSVSLRFAESLEPNGELFRTNLRDARATDIYTLKGEGTETWAPRFTYQGFRYVELNGYPGVPQKSDFSGCLVYDDMKTAGTFESSNSLLNQIFKNAWWGIASNYKGMPVDCPQRNERQPWLGDRTVGAYGESFLFDNTALYKKWLDDIRYAQKEDGAIPDVAPAFWRYYSDNVTWPATLLFVADMLYRQTGDSTVIRKNYPAVKKWMSYMKDRYMSSEGIMTKDSYGDWCAPPATAEDGKGVNADQKHPSALIATAYYYHLANMMAGYSALTGNAGDREGYTRLAAEVKNAFNRKFYNSQGYYGDNKLTDNLLPVYFGLVEEADKGRVVMQICSIIEEKNNGHLSTGLIGTQFLMRTLTEAGRPDLAYRIASQKTYPSWGYMIENGATAIWELWNGNTAAPKMNSQNHVMMLGDLMIWYYENLAGIKAAAPGFKEITMKPELIEGLNNVTAGYQSVYGLIKSSWTKTGKKFSWNISIPPNTRAKAYLPASMQSQVKKGATADGAKYIMAENGRVVFELKSGEYAFVVEQ